A genomic segment from Nitrosopumilus sp. K4 encodes:
- a CDS encoding radical SAM protein, with product MGADIITIKDSKPRSANELKKQTGEAYRTSDSKNLSLQNFDFNKKILFHPEKIAAYKEGERPFPTTIEVDLTNRCNHRCSFCFYAEHIGVEADKPSLETELLKKRLQEAKELGTKAISFTGGGEPTIHKDYLEMIEFANGIGLDIGTITNGSAITERNVERYVNNLQWIRISMAGGDRESYKKVQGVDQFELIVKNIGILSDKKSEINSDLNIGIRTLVTPDNVSTLEGFAERIKSLNINYYQLAPDQYSDDKGKFWNDEKTQNVFRNVKTILANHGINLLTTTYMTAQENLDYPQTCYAHFFMLAILAEGYVTFCKNARGEEQFYIGNINEKSLKEIWEDNKTKDIEKWVKPNNCGLFCKHMAINNTMEDLMNPSADMSPNFVG from the coding sequence ATGGGAGCAGATATAATTACAATCAAGGATTCAAAGCCTAGATCAGCAAATGAACTCAAAAAACAGACAGGGGAGGCATATAGAACATCGGATTCCAAAAATCTGAGTCTTCAAAATTTTGATTTTAATAAGAAGATCTTATTCCATCCAGAAAAAATTGCAGCATATAAGGAAGGAGAAAGACCATTCCCAACAACTATTGAAGTGGATCTTACCAATAGATGTAATCATAGATGTTCATTTTGTTTTTATGCAGAACATATAGGAGTAGAGGCGGATAAACCGTCACTTGAAACAGAATTATTGAAAAAAAGATTACAAGAAGCAAAAGAACTTGGCACCAAGGCAATTAGCTTTACCGGTGGTGGAGAGCCAACCATCCATAAAGATTATCTAGAAATGATCGAATTTGCAAATGGAATTGGATTGGATATAGGTACCATTACTAATGGTTCTGCAATAACAGAACGAAATGTAGAAAGATATGTAAACAATTTACAATGGATTAGAATTTCCATGGCAGGAGGAGACAGAGAGAGTTACAAGAAAGTACAAGGTGTTGATCAATTTGAATTGATTGTAAAAAACATTGGAATTTTATCAGATAAAAAATCAGAGATTAACAGTGATCTAAACATAGGTATTAGAACTCTAGTAACACCAGATAATGTTTCAACATTAGAAGGATTTGCAGAAAGAATCAAATCACTTAACATAAATTATTATCAATTAGCACCGGACCAATATTCTGATGATAAAGGCAAATTTTGGAATGATGAAAAAACTCAAAATGTTTTTAGAAATGTAAAAACAATTCTTGCAAATCATGGTATCAATCTACTTACTACAACATACATGACTGCACAAGAAAATCTTGATTATCCTCAAACATGTTATGCACACTTTTTCATGCTTGCTATATTAGCTGAAGGTTACGTGACTTTTTGTAAAAATGCCAGAGGAGAAGAACAATTCTATATTGGCAACATTAATGAAAAGTCATTAAAAGAGATATGGGAAGATAATAAAACTAAAGACATTGAAAAATGGGTAAAGCCAAACAATTGCGGTTTATTTTGCAAACATATGGCCATAAATAACACAATGGAGGACCTGATGAATCCATCCGCAGATATGTCTCCAAATTTTGTTGGATGA
- a CDS encoding glycosyltransferase, with protein sequence MGILFAGIGISFFALIIINVVFFLSTFILLVTYGLQDFFQGMNFFERVYSSTYFKWIIIFDGVWLAIALLFAQKRKYYRTDPNKDYLSYYPLESKQICVIIVAYNEELAIGKVIDDFVLQKNVKEVIVIDNHSEDNTVKIAQEHGAKVITKEKNMGFGHSCVVGFQEALKTDYDIIVLVEGDGSSNGYDLEKMIPYLDNSDLVLGTRLIQTLSEKGNQVKMMYVWGNYFLAKLIQIKFFSLLHMGSVSLTDVGCILRVIRKESLKEIIQSFTDHRTGKVIPGNEFSLYMIIESIKANLRVVEVPVTSNKRIGESKIGSDKKFKAIKMGLSHIWFILKS encoded by the coding sequence ATGGGTATTTTATTTGCAGGTATAGGAATAAGTTTTTTTGCATTAATAATTATCAACGTAGTCTTTTTTTTATCGACATTTATTTTATTAGTCACGTATGGACTACAAGATTTTTTTCAAGGAATGAACTTTTTTGAAAGAGTGTATTCATCGACATATTTCAAATGGATTATAATTTTTGATGGAGTTTGGTTAGCAATAGCCTTACTGTTTGCACAAAAAAGAAAATATTACAGAACAGACCCAAACAAGGACTATCTATCATATTATCCATTAGAAAGCAAACAAATTTGTGTCATAATTGTTGCTTATAATGAAGAACTTGCAATAGGTAAGGTAATAGATGATTTTGTACTACAGAAAAATGTCAAAGAGGTTATTGTAATAGATAACCACAGTGAAGACAATACAGTGAAAATTGCACAAGAGCATGGTGCAAAAGTTATCACTAAGGAAAAAAACATGGGTTTCGGTCATTCATGTGTAGTGGGATTTCAAGAAGCACTGAAAACAGACTATGACATCATTGTATTGGTAGAAGGGGATGGAAGTTCAAACGGGTATGATTTGGAGAAAATGATTCCGTATTTAGATAATTCAGACTTGGTGTTAGGTACAAGGCTGATTCAAACATTATCTGAAAAAGGGAATCAAGTAAAGATGATGTATGTGTGGGGAAATTATTTTTTGGCAAAGCTAATACAAATAAAATTTTTCAGTTTATTACACATGGGATCAGTAAGTCTCACTGATGTTGGATGTATTTTGCGAGTAATCCGCAAAGAGTCCCTAAAAGAAATCATACAATCATTTACAGATCATAGAACAGGAAAAGTAATTCCGGGAAATGAATTTTCATTATATATGATAATAGAATCAATTAAGGCAAATTTACGTGTAGTCGAAGTCCCGGTCACATCAAACAAACGTATAGGAGAATCCAAAATTGGCTCAGATAAAAAATTCAAGGCCATTAAGATGGGATTGAGTCACATATGGTTTATTTTGAAAAGTTGA
- a CDS encoding lysylphosphatidylglycerol synthase transmembrane domain-containing protein, with protein sequence MNILSFKRILGFVLISIIFYFGVILYGDINQINQNFSVLDFRYIPAILSMVVVSIFLKSLRQKYLLQRENLDISVKDSVSIFCSGLAFLMTPGAIGTFAKSFFMKEKYGFQLSKTISVIIAERIFDLVGISGLVIIFMSFRFVDVLFLPITLFVILLIGFIFLASRSFFTNRITNVLKKLIKQDGFEISFKNILTRKNIFTLTVFSIGCWFLDAVAFYLSFSAFITEINFFDASIIGLSSLVAGFLTLIPGGIGITEVSLINLLIQYNLDYDLATTATIFSRICTVWFATVLGIFFVIPLIKK encoded by the coding sequence ATGAACATTCTATCATTCAAAAGAATACTAGGATTTGTTTTGATTTCAATTATATTCTATTTTGGGGTGATTTTGTATGGAGACATTAATCAAATTAACCAAAATTTTTCAGTGTTAGATTTCAGATATATTCCAGCAATATTGTCAATGGTGGTAGTTTCAATTTTTTTAAAGAGTCTAAGACAAAAGTATCTGTTACAAAGAGAAAATCTAGATATATCTGTCAAAGATAGCGTATCAATTTTTTGTTCAGGATTAGCATTTCTTATGACCCCAGGTGCAATAGGGACATTCGCAAAATCATTTTTCATGAAAGAAAAATATGGATTTCAACTTTCAAAAACAATTTCGGTAATCATAGCAGAAAGAATATTTGATCTGGTAGGAATTTCAGGACTGGTCATAATTTTCATGAGTTTCAGATTTGTAGATGTGTTATTTCTTCCAATTACGTTGTTTGTTATTTTGCTCATAGGATTTATTTTTCTAGCATCAAGATCATTTTTTACAAATAGAATTACAAATGTCCTAAAAAAACTAATCAAACAAGATGGCTTTGAAATTTCATTTAAGAATATTCTGACTAGGAAAAATATTTTCACATTAACGGTATTTAGTATAGGTTGCTGGTTTTTAGATGCTGTTGCTTTTTATCTTAGTTTTTCTGCTTTTATTACAGAGATCAATTTTTTTGACGCTTCAATTATAGGATTATCATCGTTGGTGGCAGGTTTTCTTACGTTAATTCCAGGAGGTATAGGGATTACAGAAGTTAGTTTAATCAATCTGCTAATTCAATATAATTTAGATTATGATCTAGCAACTACAGCAACCATTTTTTCTAGAATTTGTACTGTATGGTTTGCTACTGTTTTGGGCATATTTTTTGTCATCCCATTAATCAAAAAATAA